The sequence below is a genomic window from Oncorhynchus nerka isolate Pitt River linkage group LG7, Oner_Uvic_2.0, whole genome shotgun sequence.
TCGTCATACCTTTCCTGATGGATCTCACCTTACTTAAGGTCTCTGTATCGACTCGCTCTCACCTTCTCTAATTTGCGTCTCTCACCTTCTCTAATTTGCGTCTCTCACCTTCTCTAATTTGCGTCTCTCACCTTCTCTAATTTGCGTCTCTCACCTTCTCTAATTTGCGTCTCTCACCTTCTCTAATTTGCGTCTCTCACCTTCTCTAATTTGCGTCTTTCACCTTCTCTAATTCGCGTCTCTCACCTTCTCTAATTCGCGTCTCTCACCTTCTCTAATTCGCGTCTCTCACCTTCTCTAATTCGCGTCTCTCACCTTCTCTAATTCATGTTCCTCATTGTTCTCTGTCAGACTTGGAGGACTGTGAGTCTTACCTGTTGGAACTCAACCTGCTGCTGAAGAGTATGGAGGTTCTCCACCGCACTTCCTCTGCCCCCGCCATCAGCCTCATGGTAACACAACCTTTGCCCTTTAACCTTGACCCTAACCATGacccagtacacatactgtactcaGCCCCTTTAACCTTCACTACACTTACTCAGACCCTGCTATGAGTACAGTAGGTATGCACAcctctcctaacccctagactttaaccctaacctctcCACTTCCACTGGGACACCAGGCTTCAACATATGACATTCCCAAGAAGGAGAAGAGGGGTCCCAGGAAGTGGCGTTCAAAAAATTACACCAAAGATGCCCCAGCCACGCTACAGGTACACGCTACTacccctgtctatctctctgtcccaacTTTTACCTGTGCTAAATCCTACAGCCACTTGTTAGTGTTGCATTGACTAAAGACTACTAGAAGAATAGTTCTGTGTGACACCTAATACATCCCCCACCTGTAGTTGTCTTTAACCCTGAGATCTCTCCTTCCACCAGGTTCCTGGCTGTGGCTCACCAcctgcctctcctcatctccatACCTCCCACCCAAACCTCTCTACTGctgaagccaacacctccttccTGGAAACCCCAGACTCACCTACTGATGCCAACCGCCTCCAGGAAGACTTCTGCAGGCTGGCTAACAACAGTGAGTCCCTGGTGTCAGATCGGCCCACTGGGTCATGTATAGGTATTTTACTGGCTGGGTAACAACAGTGAGTCCCTGGTGTCAGATCGGCCCACTGGGTCATGTATAGGTATTTTACTGACTGGGTAACAACAGTGAGTCCCTGGTGTCAGATCGGCCCACTGGGTCATGTATAGGTATTTTACTGACTGGGTAACAACAGTGAGTCCCTGGTGTCAGATCGGCCCACTGGGTCATGTATAGGTATTTTACTGGCTGGGTAACAACAGTGAGTCCCTGGTGTCAGATCGGCCCACTGGGTCATGTATAGGTATTTTACTGGCTGGGTAACAACAGTGAGTCCCTGGTGTCAGATCGGCCCACTGGGTCACGTATAGGTATTTTACTGGCTGGCTAACAGTGAGTCCCTGGTGTCAGATCGGCCCACTGGGTCATGTATAGGTATTTTACTGACTGGGTAACAACAGTGAGTCCCTGGTGTCAGATCGGCCCACTGGGTCACGTATAGGTATTTTACAGGCTGGCTAACAACAGTGAGTCCCTGGTGTCAGAACGGCCCACTGGGTCACGTATAGGTATTTTACTGGCTGGGTAACAACAGTGAGTCCCTGGTGTCAGATCGGCCCACTGGGTCATGTATAGGTATTTTACTGGCTGGGTAACAACAGTGAGTCCCTGGTGTCAGATCGGCCCACTGGGTCATGTATAGGTATTTTACTGGCTGGGTAACAACAGTGAGTCCCTGGTGTCAGATCGGCCCACTGGGTCACGTATAGGTATTTTACTGGCTGGCTAACAGTGAGTCCCTGGTGTCAGATCGGCCCACTGGGTCATGTATAGGTATTTTACTGACTGGGTAACAACAGTGAGTCCCTGGTGTCAGATCGGCCCACTGGGTCACGTATAGGTATTTTACTGGCTGGCTAACAGTGAGTCCCTGGTGTCAGATCGGCCCACTGGGTCACGTATAGGTATTTTACTGGCTGGCTAACAGTGAGTCCCTGGTGTCAGATCGGCCCACTGGGTCACGTATAGGTATTTTACAGGCTGGCTAACAACAGTGAGTCCCTGGTGTCAGAACGGCCCACTGGGTCACGTATAGGTATTTTACTGGCTGGGTAACAACAGTGAGTCCCTGGTGTCAGATCGGCCCACTGGGTCATGTATAGGTATTTTACTGGCTGGGTAACAACAGTGAGTCCCTGGTGTCAGATCGGCCCACTGGGTCACGTATAGGTATTTTACTGGCTGGCTAACAGTGAGTCCCTGGTGTCAGATCGGCCCACTGGGTCATGTATAGGTATTTTACTGACTGGGTATGATGTTTAAAACACACTTTTtttctcgctctgtgtgtgtctcccgcgctctgtgtgtctctagtTCACTCCACTCTGCGGTCAGCCTATAGTTCTCTATcagcggagagagacagagtgagacacactATTGACCTGAAGGCCCCCCCTCCAGCGCAGGTCATGGGCCTCAAGACCGGCTATGGCTCGGTGAGTtgggtgtgtttgagagagagcgagtgtgtggTGCATGTGATGTGTTCCACAATACTGCACATGTCAACTTGATTTCAGGAGATTGTTTATATACCAAACATGACATGGGGACTGATCTGAACCTCTGCTGCCAATCAACCTCTTCTACCAATCAGGGTCTCCCAGATGGATCCCGCCAACTTGTCCACCAGGCATCCAATGAATCCATGTCGGAGTTCTTTGATGCTCAGGAGTACCAGCTGACCTCCAGCTCCTCTGAGAATGAGGTAAGCCTTAAAATCAGATTACCCAACACTAACCATTAGGGAGATAAACCATGATCTGAACAGTCATTCATATATATCTCTCTTAGAATCAGATTACCCAACACTAACCATTAGGGAGATAAACCATGATCTGAACAGTCATTCATATATATCTCTCTTAGAATCAGATTACCCAACACTAACCATTAGGGAGATAAACAATGATCTGAACAGTCATTCATATATATCTCTTATAATCAGATTACCCAACACCCTAACCATTAGGGAGATAAACCATGATCTGAACAGTCATTCATATATATCTCAGAATCAGATTACCCAACACTAACCATTAGGGAGATAAACAATGATCTGAACAGTCATTCATATATATCTCAGAATCAGATTACCCAACACCCTAACCATTAGGGAGATAAACAATGATCTGAACAGTCATTCATATATATCTCAGAATCAGATTACCCAACACCCTAACCATTAGGGAGATAAACAATGATCTGAACAGTCATTCATATATATCTCAGAATCAGATTACCCAACACTAACCATTAGGGAGATAAACCATGATCTGAACAGTCATTCATATATATTTCTCTATTTGTCTCCAGGCTTCTGATGATGACTCGTATATCAGTGATGTCAGTGACAGTGTTTCCATGGACACCGGCTACAGCAACGAGGGAGGAAGCGAGAGACATGACTCTGGTATGCCGTGCGGGTGCATGGGCCAGCATATGAGTATTTCTATGACAAGCATATAATTTGTATGAGTGAGCAAATGTTTGCTACCTCCATTTTAAGTACCCCCCCCCCTCAGCAGGCTCAGGAGGAAGTGGTGTTCAGGTGGCCCGCAGACGGactgccctcccctcccctcagcccagcagcagcagtgtcaGTCTATGGAACATCCTCAAGAACAACATAGGGAAGGACCTGTCCAAGGTAGCCATGCCTGTTCATCTCAACGAGCCTCTCAACACACTGCAGAGGCTGTGTGAGGAGGTGGAGTACTCTGAACTGCTGGATACAGCGAACCACACACAGGACCCGTACCAGAGAATGGTGAGGGTATAGgatgcaggtacacacacacacacgcaggaccCGTACCAGAGAATGGTGAGGGTATAGgatgcaggtacacacacacacacaggacccgtACCAGAGAATGGTGAGGGTATAGgatgcaggtacacacacacacacacacacacacaggacccgtACCAGAGAATGGTGAGGGTATAGgatgcaggtacacacacacacacacacacaggacccgtACCAGAGAATGGTGAGGGTATAGgatgcaggtacacacacacacacacacacacacaggacccgtACCAGAGAATGGTGAGGGTATAGgatgcaggtacacacacacaggatccgTACCAGAGAATGGTGAGGGTATAGgatgcaggtacacacacacacaggacccgtACCAGAGAATGGTGAGGGTATAGgatgcaggtacacacacacaggatccgTACCAGAGAATGGTGAGGGTATAggatgcaggcacacacacacacacacacacacacacacacacacacacacacacaggacccgtACCAGAGAATGGTGAGGGTATAGgatgcaggtacacacacaggacCCGTACCAGAGAATGGTGAGGGTATAGgatgcaggtacacacacaggacCCGTACCAGAGAATGGTGAGGGTATAGgatgcaggtacacacacacacacgatgcctAGCAACGCATGGTGAGAGAATTTGGACATACTCACACCATGATTCTTATGATGCATTGGGggaacccacacacacaacctctaCCTACACATGGTAAGTaacacagtctctgtctgtctctgtgtgtgtgtgtcctgtgctgCAGGTGTATGTGGCAACATTTGCAGTGTCTGCATATGCCTCCAGTTACCACCGGGCAGGAAGTAAACCCTTTAACCCCGTCCTGGGAGAGACCTACGAGTGTGACAGACCTGACAAGGGCTTCAGGTTCATAGCAGAACAGGTAAACAGGAACTAAACTTGTTCCTGTAGGTTATCATCACTCACATAAAATAAACCAAGAATCACTGGGCTGATTCATTTAGTGCATTCCAAATTACCCCCTATTCCCATTTAGTGCACTAAATTTAACCAGCGCCTATAGTGCTCTGGtcataactagtgcactatatagggatgcCATTTGAAACAGAACCGTTGCATAGGATGACTGAAGACTCATAACATTGTCGGTCACCAGTTGAACCCCCTGTCTGTCTTAGGTGAGCCATCACCCACCTGTGTCAGCGTGTCACTGTGACTCTCACAACTTCACTTTCTGGCAAGGTGAGCTTCTATGTTTTCAGTAAACATATCACCACCGTTTCCTTCTATTTGTGATTGTTAATGTGAGGGTTATCTGCTCCACTCACCTGCTacccctgtctatctctctgtcccatcTCTCTCAGATGTCCAGTGGAAGAATAAGTTCTGGGGGAAATCCATGGAGATTGTTCCCATGGGAATCACTCATGTGACCCTGCCAGGGTGAGTCTCTTTGATTTGATAGAATGTGTGTGAACGTCAGAGCTGCTTTTCATATGAAATAGAGGTGTGTGTGACAGTTGTTTGTCATCCTCAGGTTTGGGGACCACTATGAGTGGAACAAGGTCACGTCCTGCATCCACAACATTCTGAGTGGCCAGCGCTGGATAGAACACTACGGAGAGATGTCAATCAAAAACACCAGCAGTGACGCCTGCCAGTGTACAGTGACCTTCGTCAAGGTGAGGAGATGGACTATACCATCCCAGTTACACGAAGGGtgtgtcccaaaaggcaccctatgtCTTATACAGAGCACTACTACCCATAGGGACTctgaccaaaagtagtgcactatatagggaatagggtgttatttaaAACAATTCAATGTAAATTGGCCAACACGTATGAAACCCTGGGCCAGCGTTTCCTAAACTCAGTCCTGGGACCAACGGGTGCaccttggtttttgccctagcactacacaactGCTTCAAGTGatcagctcatcatcaagctttgatcatttgaatcggCTGTGTAGATTTAGGGCAAAAACCCAAACACACCCCTTagggtccccaggaccgagttggGGAAACACTTGCACTGGGTTTCCGAGGGTATTATCAGGTGTAACAGCGCCATCTGTTGGGGAACAGGAGGAATAACATCCTGGTGACCATTATCCTGGAAACTTTAAAAGTAACTAATGAGTGGTGGATGGATTCATGTATTATTTAGAATTCATCACATGATTGACAGCATTTTATTGGTTTCCGATTTGTAACATcacatttgtatttgttttttgtcattagtttaattagtttattaTTCATGTTTTGCATATTTAATCCACAGGCAAAATCGTGGAGCTCAACGGTGAACAAGATAGAGGGAGTGGTTACAGACAGTGGGGGGCGTGTCATCCACTCATTCTTTGGCAAATGGCATGAAGGCGTGTACCAaggagacacaccctctgccaTCTGCATCTGGAGAGCAAGTGAGTGACTGGCTCTTTGGGCTGTCTGTCACAACTCACACACCCACATTCAAAAACAGTGGCATTCCACGTAAATATTATAGCTTATGATCTTTACCTTGAAAATAGTTTAAAATAGTAATTTTGTCATGTGTTTGTGTAGACCCCATGCCTGTGGACCAGGACCAGTACTATGGCTTCACTCAGTTTGGTGTGGAGCTGAATGAGCTTGATGCCACCCTGAAGCCCTTCCTACCCCCCACAGACACACGCTTCCGTCTCGACCAGAGGTAGGACACACCCCGggattctctcttcctctcgccgtcttcttcctcctctcctctctgtcttcttcctAGCTCGTCCTAATCCAGTATTCCTTCTTTCTCATACTTCCCTGTGTTATATCACCCTTCTCATACGATCCTTTTCACtcgagtgtctctctctctgtgtcaggtgTTTGGAAGAAGGGAACATTGAGGGGGCTGAGGAGCAGAAGCAGAGGATAGAGCTGCtccagagagaaaggagaaaagtCTTGGAGGAGAACAACATGACGCACAAACCACGCTTCTTCAagtacgcctgtgtgtgtgtgtgtgtgtgtgtgtgtgtgtctttgtctgatTCCAGCAGACAAGGGAGTTCATTGTTTACACGTTTAGCCACGAAGACAGAACAAGGCTAATTCTTAACTGCGCAGTATCCTTtacaacagtggttcccaacatgTTTCTCTTATCCCTGAAGTACACCATCACGTGCATTCTACCAGTAAGCCtgtggtctcatgagtcttctcacgTACCCcgtgtggataggccaagtacccctggTTGGAAACCACTGCTCTACAATATAGAAAAGGTCTGACGGAATGGCACCTCTGTCTATATAACTTACCACATGGTCACAGGTCTGTCATGTGAATAACAATCCATTAGCCTCTGGGCTCCATTTAACAAACCTAATGCAATGGTAAATCTAATTGGCttacaaaaacaaaataacatgatgtagaccTACCTTTGCTAAATACGTTAACTTGAACCCATTTGAAGTCCACGTTGTTCTAAGTCACTGCATGGCCTCAATAGCATTCACCCTGACATAGCGGCTAGGTCTACTGTAAATGACATATATGAGCATGACAATAAGCAAGATTAAATTCATTATTTACGAGGCCTAAAAAGAGAAGGAATAATTTGAATCAAATTCTAAACACAGCctatttaaaacaagttgttATGTTCCACTTACAGGCACCATAATTTCTCCCGTGGGCATAGAATATATAAACAACGCAGACTATGGAGCATTTTACGCACATCCTAAAACGGGACCTGCATGActaaaataatgtgggcctgcctacAATGCATATATAGAAAGGGAATGTCAGATCACTGTTCTACTCCTCTCAAACATTATATTTGAATAAAGCTTTGGTGATGAAGATGGATTTCCCAGGGGTCTCAGGGGCCAAACTCTTAGTCAACAGTCTTGTCTACTTCACAGTTGTGTTGGGATGGACAAAAAAAAGCCTTCATTGAGAGGAGGCTTTGTTTTTAACAAAATGGAATGGTGGGGGGAAACAGTTTTTTATGGTTCTAATTACAAGTATAAAGGCACCAAAATCACATTAGACTACACTTGTTGAAATGGGCAGTGTGTGTCACAGCTGGATATGCTGTATCATAACCAACTGTGTTACCATTAAAACCAGCTTTTGGTTGGTCTTAAGTATCCTATCAGCACTGCTTGAAAATAGAAACTTGGATcatgtttttaaggacacacctcaaaTATTTCCACCCCTCTGAGCACAAGCGTGCTGATGTTAGACAGGTAAACTTTGCGTTAAGGGCTGGGAAATGCCGACACGACAGTTTAAATAACGAAATTGCAAACCCAACGTGTTTGACACTAGCACCGCCTTAATTCCAGCGGAACATGGTTCTCCTCAGTGTCTGACTGGTCAAAACAACACCATTAAGTTGTTCTGTGTTGTCATGAGATCTCACTGTTCTACATGAAGGTGTACTGAGGGATAGGGTTGTACACTTACAGCCAGGTTATGCAGTATGTTTGGAATATGTGTTAAGTTGTACATATATGTGACTGCTGTTTTTGTTTATTTAACAGGAAATCAAAGGATGACACGTGGCTGAGCTCTAATACATACTGGGAGCAGCGGAAGGACCCTGGGTTCAGCTCTAGAGAGGACTTCCCTGTGCTGTGGTGACCCTGTAACCCCACAGGAGTACAGATCTAGGGTCACATTATCCTTGCCCACAACAGACACAGGATTTTCCAAAAAGGGGATCTCCACCTCCACACCAAAATTGCCGTCTGCATCACCACACTTCTTTACAGCTGTGAAGCCTGGGTCACTTAGTCGCCACAACAAGCAACTCAAGCGATTCCACAGAAGATGCCTGCAGCGCATCCAGGGAATCACCTGGTGCAACCGTGTCCTGTACAGAAATACTTGTTAAGACCCACTGTGAGAGTATGGAGGCCACGGTCGCCCAACACCAACTGAGCTGGCTTGGGCATATCATTAGAATATCTTGGGAGTGCTTGCCGTGGAAGATCCTGTATGGCCAGCTATATCTTGGGAGTGCTTGCCGTGGAAGATCCTGTATGGCCAGCTATATCTTGGGAGTGCTTGCCGTGGAAGATCGTGTATGGCCAGCTATATCTTGGGAGTGCTTGCCGTGGAAGATCCTGTATGGCCAGCTATATCTTGGGAGTGCTTGCCGTGGAAGATCCCGTATGGCCAGCTATATCTTGGGAGTGCTAGCCGTGGAAGATCCCGTATGGCCAGCTATATCTTGGGAGTGCTAGCCGTGGAAGATCCCGTATGGCCAGCTATATCTTGGGAGTGCTAGCCGTGGAAGATCCCGTATGGCCAGCTATATCTTGGGAGTGCTAGCCGTGGAAGATCCCGTATGGCCAGCTATATCTTGGGAGTGCTAGCCGTGGAAGATCCCGTATGGCCAGCTATATCTTGGGAGTGCTAGCCGTGGAAGATCCCGTATGGCCAGCTATATCTTGGGAGTGCTAGCCGTGGAAGATCCCGTATGGCCAGCTATATCTTGGGAGTGCTTGCCGTGGAAGATCCCGTATGGCCAGCTATATCTTGGGAGTGCTAGCCGTGGAAGATCCCGTATGGCCAGCTATATCTTGGGAGTGCTAGCCGTGGAAGATCCTGTATGGCCAGCTATATCTTGGGAGTGCTAGCCGTGGAAGATCCTGTATGGCCAGCTATATCTTGGCCGGTGGTCTGTAGGGGGGCAGTTAAAAAACGTGGCTGAAGAAGAGCAACATCAAAcccacagacagagaggatgcTGCTGCCGACCGTTCCACCTGGAGGCAGCTCCGGAGGTTgtacagaggaggggaggagctCCGGAGGTTgtacagaggaggggaggagctCCGGAGGTTgtacagaggaggggaggagctCCAGAGAGACAGAACCATGCCTGCCCCCGCCAACACAGACCTATGCCCCACATGCAATAAGATTTGGATCTCCGATTGGACTCTACACTCACTAAAGAATTCACCGTTAACTCAGAGGTTGAAGTCCTCATCGGATACGATGGACTACCATAAGCAAGCCCACAACAAACCTTAACcaatacaggggaaactcacaactgaccttagatcagcacTCGGAGACGTCACTAGAGTCAAAGCTCTGACCCGGTGACTGGGGACTGCTGAGTGTCAGTGTGACCAAGACCAAAAATGAGCTTCCTGTGTCTGTAGGTGGAGCTAAAATAGGTCTCGATCTCTTCAACCTAATACAAAGTTTTCACTTGATTCTTTGTTTAAAAGAAAAGAAAGCATATTTAATTAAATGTTTTTGTCATGACTTTAGTCTTTCCAGGGACAGGGTTCTCTTCTTTCAATTTGATCATTTTCTCTATGTATGTTTTATACTGTCACTGTAGTTCGGATGCAGTCCAGCCACCAAAGTGCCTTTTTAATATGGAATGCTGTTCTACTCACAATAATCTGCTGTAGATGATTATGCAAATCCTCACTCACTATTGGTGAGTTGGTGCTTCTGCGCACTTATGTCATTCTTAATGTGGTCTATATAGAAGATCACTGGTGGGGTGTTGAGGTGTGCATCTCAAATGGAaacctattgtctatatagtgctatttatggaatagggtgcacttGATATGGAGTAGGGTGTCATGTGGGATACAGTCAAGGGTTGTAAACTAGGGGGATTTAACTTGTTCTTAATGTCAAGCACTCTACTGTAAGAGTATGATTATGTCCAATCACAATCCAGATTGTTTTAATACTCCTCAACCATTGGCTGACAGTATGTATGAGAAGGCCTTCTGGAACTTCATAACACTGCGTGTTAAAGCCTGTATGTTGCCCGTTTATGATCAGTCATTACTGTAAAATAAGACGTATACTGTATATCAGTAAAGAATAGGGCCGTACTATCTATGAAGATGAATAATAAACAGTGAGACTGTTAtactatatgtatgtgtgtgtgttttggattgcagaggctggtgggaggagctaaagGAACTGAGTCAAACCTCTTTTCCATATGTTTGTATTTGAGACCGTTCTATTgattccatttcagccattacaatgatcctcctacagctcctcccaccagccgccTCTGATTGGGTGTTCTAGGGGGGGGCGAGGCGACCAAAAGGTTTGGGTGCATTCCAGCAGCTCATCTTTGATGGTCACCGCCTTCCAAAGTGTGTTCCATTATAGGGCTAAACCATGTGATCAAAAGTCATGAAGTTTTGACTTCAGTTGACTGCAAGTTTCTGCAGTTGCTCTTCAAGTTAATCAGCCAGCACCTGCATTGTGGGAGTCTGTATTGCCAACCAATCATTAGGGTGTATTTGTTTGACCCACGAGAACGTGACCAAAGACCTGACTGAAACCAGAACTAACTTTGCCTTGATTCAtgtatacagtagatatgtacaAATGTGATATTTGAGGCTCTCACCAGTTGATAGTATAATGTTcgttcttttctttctttttttaaaacatttcaaTTGACAAATTCAAGGTTaactttttttctccattttgccAATATTGCATTGATGCATCCTTGACTAGCCTACTAATAATGAGGGGTCGCGAGTTCTCATGGGAAAATCAGTTTGAATGGTCGTCCAAAACGGAATTCCAAGTCAGGAACTCAAGCTTCTTTCTAGAGGTCTTTCTatgatcactgatgtcatgattttgaccagtttttttttttcaagttcccagttgtcttgaaagcaccatgagGTACACCACATGAGCAAAAGTATGGTGCAGCATgattatcactccagagaatgctttTTTCACTggtccagagtccaatggaggcgAGCTTTACCCCACTTCAGCCAACGCTTTGCATTGCGTGAGGTGATCTTAGacatgtgtgcggctgctcggccatggaaaacaATTTAATGAAGCTCCCAACTAACAGTTACTGTGCTGAAGTTgattccagaagcagtttggaactcaagtgttgcaactgaggacagatgatttttatgtgcttcagcacttggcgggcccgttctctgtgcgtgtgtggccTGCCACttagcggctgagccgttgttgctcctagatgttaccacttcacaataatagcacttacagttgaccagggcagaaatctgacttgttggaaaggtggcatcctaggaCGGTGCCGTattgaaagtcattgagctcttcagtaaggcaattctactgaaaatgtttgtctatggaaattgcatggctgtgctagattttatacacctgttaccaggtgtggctgaaatagctgaatccactcatttgaagtggtttccacatacttttgtgtatatacagtgccttcagaatgtatttagTACCTTCagtaccaagactcttcctagagctggcaaaactgagcaatcgggggagaagggccttggtcagggaggtgaccaagaacctgattgtagctctgccagagtgacaaagttcctctgtggagatgggagaatccaATCAGACTTTTATAGTAAAGTGACCagaccactcctcagtaaaacgcacatgacagcccacttggaccagagaaacaagattctctgttctgatgaaaccaaga
It includes:
- the LOC115120343 gene encoding oxysterol-binding protein-related protein 3-like isoform X3, whose translation is MTSTSPSHSDSSSGSSKHGSHQDSWEIIEGLKGNPGNIQEPEKQEGFLLKRRKWPMKGWHKRYFLLEKGILKYSKCRADLRKGKLHGCIDVGLSVMSIKKKTKAIDLDANNNIYHLKVKSEKSQEVKSQELFDDWVSKLRCHRVFRQNEIAMYPHERHLFHPSHLSPNLNDSMRRHSSLAKQASVVQQAKVSAWLHSSEDMDRCCRDLEDCESYLLELNLLLKSMEVLHRTSSAPAISLMASTYDIPKKEKRGPRKWRSKNYTKDAPATLQVPGCGSPPASPHLHTSHPNLSTAEANTSFLETPDSPTDANRLQEDFCRLANNIHSTLRSAYSSLSAERDRVRHTIDLKAPPPAQVMGLKTGYGSGLPDGSRQLVHQASNESMSEFFDAQEYQLTSSSSENEASDDDSYISDVSDSVSMDTGYSNEGGSERHDSAGSGGSGVQVARRRTALPSPQPSSSSVSLWNILKNNIGKDLSKVAMPVHLNEPLNTLQRLCEEVEYSELLDTANHTQDPYQRMVYVATFAVSAYASSYHRAGSKPFNPVLGETYECDRPDKGFRFIAEQVSHHPPVSACHCDSHNFTFWQDVQWKNKFWGKSMEIVPMGITHVTLPGFGDHYEWNKVTSCIHNILSGQRWIEHYGEMSIKNTSSDACQCTVTFVKAKSWSSTVNKIEGVVTDSGGRVIHSFFGKWHEGVYQGDTPSAICIWRANPMPVDQDQYYGFTQFGVELNELDATLKPFLPPTDTRFRLDQRCLEEGNIEGAEEQKQRIELLQRERRKVLEENNMTHKPRFFKKSKDDTWLSSNTYWEQRKDPGFSSREDFPVLW